A single Oryctolagus cuniculus chromosome 18, mOryCun1.1, whole genome shotgun sequence DNA region contains:
- the ZNF329 gene encoding zinc finger protein 329 isoform X1, translating into MSGEAGRNGERGGLRPLTGPAGRAGRTPPPAAAPRTTRTSGSRSAPAHSARTWPPPAARVWDMKLKMITQNIPDEEISCDVEMEGFRTESPCFSTVSDSWDYENQEEHLRQSALTQEKPGAQETSCECPGFRENVNADSDLSTPRRVPITNGFHIHDSDVQSLDCDLTLHSCPQSYTAKRASNSDACGKSSNHSMEVIQLGRNQMRDKSYKYPQNVKSFNHFTFLGDQKITKRAKKLYEGKDFEDIFTLGSSLDESRRSYPGEKPYKCTECGKCFKRNSSLVLHHRTHTGEKPYTCSECGKSFSKNYNLIVHQRIHTGEKPYKCSKCGKAFSDGSALTQHQRIHTGEKPYECVECGKTFNRNSSLILHQRTHTGEKPYRCNECGKPFTDISHLTVHLRIHTGEKPYECSKCGKAFRDGSYLTQHERTHTGEKPFECVECGKSFNRNSHLIVHQKIHSGEKPYECKECGKTFIESAYLIRHQRIHTGEKPYGCNQCQKLFRNIAGLIRHQRTHTGEKPYECNQCGKAFRDSSCLTKHQRIHTKETPYHCPECGKSFKQNSHLAVHQRLHNREGPSQCPQCGKTFRRSSSLVRHQRTHPKEQLVET; encoded by the exons ATGAGCGGGGAGGCGGGCAGGAACGGCGAGCGCGGCGGTCTCCGGCCCCTGACCGGTCCCGCCGGCCGGGCAGGGCGGACGCcgccgccggccgcagcgccgcGAACGACGCGCACATCCGGGTCCCGGAGCGCGCCTGCGCACTCGGCGCGAACATGGCCGCCGCCGGCCGCCCGCG tctGGGACATGAAACTGAAAATGATAACTCAGAATATTCCTGATGAAGAAATATCCTGTGATGTAGAAATGGAAGGATTTAGGACAGAGAGTCCCTGTTTCTCCACTGTAAGTGACAGTTGGGATTATGAGAACCAAGAAGAACATTTGAGGCAGTCAGCTTTAACCCAGGAGAAACCAGGGGCTCAGGAAACAAGTTGCGAATGTCCTGGTTTTAGGGAGAATGTGAATGCAGACTCAGACCTTTCAACACCTCGGAGAGTTCCTATAACAAATGGCTTTCATATACATGACTCAGATGTTCAAAGTTTGGATTGTGATCTAACCCTACACAGTTGTCCCCAAAGTTATACGGCTAAGAGAGCCAGCAACAGTGATGCCTGCGGAAAATCCTCCAACCATTCCATGGAAGTTATACAACTTGGAAGAAATCAAATGAGAGATAAATCCTATAAATACCCCCAAAATGTTAAATCTTTCAATCATTTTACCTTCCTTGGTgatcagaaaataacaaaaagagcCAAGAAACTGTATGAAGGCAAGGACTTTGAGGACATCTTTACCCTGGGTTCATCTCTTGATGAAAGTAGGAGGAGTTACCCTGGAGAGAAGCCATATAAATGTACTGAATGTGGCAAATGCTTCAAACGGAATTCCTCTCTTGTTTTGCATCACCGGactcacactggagagaagcctTATACCTGTAGTGAGTGTGGAAAATCCTTCTCTAAGAACTACAACCTGATTGTGCATCAAAGGATCCACACAGGAGAGAAGCCGTACAAATGCAGTAAATGTGGGAAAGCTTTCAGTGACGGGTCAGCTCTGACACAACACCAGAGGATTCACACGGGTGAGAAGCCTTATGAATGTGTAGAGTGTGGAAAAACCTTCAACCGCAATTCTTCCTTGATTTTGCATCAAAGGACTCATACAGGGGAAAAGCCATACAGATGCAATGAGTGTGGGAAACCCTTCACTGACATCTCCCACCTCACTGTGCATCTCAGAATCCACACTGGTGAGAAGCCCTATGAGTGTAGCAAATGTGGGAAGGCTTTCCGAGATGGTTCATACCTTACCCAGCATGAGAGGacccacactggagagaaaccatTTGAATGTGTGGAATGTGGAAAATCCTTTAATCGCAATTCTCACCTCATTGTGCATCAAAAAATCCATtctggagagaaaccctatgaatgtaaaGAATGTGGAAAAACTTTCATTGAGAGTGCATACCTCATCAGGCACCAGAGGATTCATACTGGCGAGAAGCCCTATGGCTGTAACCAGTGTCAGAAACTTTTCAGGAATATTGCTGGCCTCATCCGGCACCAGAGGACTCATACTGGTGAGAAGCCCTATGAATGTAATCAGTGTGGCAAAGCTTTCAGGGACAGCTCCTGTCTGACCaagcaccagagaattcacactaaGGAGACTCCATACCATTGTCCAGAATGTGGGAAGTCCTTCAAGCAGAACTCTCACCTGGCTGTACATCAGAGACTCCATAACAGGGAGGGTCCCAGCCAGTGTCCTCAGTGTGGGAAGACATTTAGGAGGAGCTCATCCCTTGTCCGACATCAAAGAACACACCCTAAGGAGCAACTTGTGGAAACGTAA
- the ZNF329 gene encoding zinc finger protein 329 isoform X2: MKLKMITQNIPDEEISCDVEMEGFRTESPCFSTVSDSWDYENQEEHLRQSALTQEKPGAQETSCECPGFRENVNADSDLSTPRRVPITNGFHIHDSDVQSLDCDLTLHSCPQSYTAKRASNSDACGKSSNHSMEVIQLGRNQMRDKSYKYPQNVKSFNHFTFLGDQKITKRAKKLYEGKDFEDIFTLGSSLDESRRSYPGEKPYKCTECGKCFKRNSSLVLHHRTHTGEKPYTCSECGKSFSKNYNLIVHQRIHTGEKPYKCSKCGKAFSDGSALTQHQRIHTGEKPYECVECGKTFNRNSSLILHQRTHTGEKPYRCNECGKPFTDISHLTVHLRIHTGEKPYECSKCGKAFRDGSYLTQHERTHTGEKPFECVECGKSFNRNSHLIVHQKIHSGEKPYECKECGKTFIESAYLIRHQRIHTGEKPYGCNQCQKLFRNIAGLIRHQRTHTGEKPYECNQCGKAFRDSSCLTKHQRIHTKETPYHCPECGKSFKQNSHLAVHQRLHNREGPSQCPQCGKTFRRSSSLVRHQRTHPKEQLVET; the protein is encoded by the coding sequence ATGAAACTGAAAATGATAACTCAGAATATTCCTGATGAAGAAATATCCTGTGATGTAGAAATGGAAGGATTTAGGACAGAGAGTCCCTGTTTCTCCACTGTAAGTGACAGTTGGGATTATGAGAACCAAGAAGAACATTTGAGGCAGTCAGCTTTAACCCAGGAGAAACCAGGGGCTCAGGAAACAAGTTGCGAATGTCCTGGTTTTAGGGAGAATGTGAATGCAGACTCAGACCTTTCAACACCTCGGAGAGTTCCTATAACAAATGGCTTTCATATACATGACTCAGATGTTCAAAGTTTGGATTGTGATCTAACCCTACACAGTTGTCCCCAAAGTTATACGGCTAAGAGAGCCAGCAACAGTGATGCCTGCGGAAAATCCTCCAACCATTCCATGGAAGTTATACAACTTGGAAGAAATCAAATGAGAGATAAATCCTATAAATACCCCCAAAATGTTAAATCTTTCAATCATTTTACCTTCCTTGGTgatcagaaaataacaaaaagagcCAAGAAACTGTATGAAGGCAAGGACTTTGAGGACATCTTTACCCTGGGTTCATCTCTTGATGAAAGTAGGAGGAGTTACCCTGGAGAGAAGCCATATAAATGTACTGAATGTGGCAAATGCTTCAAACGGAATTCCTCTCTTGTTTTGCATCACCGGactcacactggagagaagcctTATACCTGTAGTGAGTGTGGAAAATCCTTCTCTAAGAACTACAACCTGATTGTGCATCAAAGGATCCACACAGGAGAGAAGCCGTACAAATGCAGTAAATGTGGGAAAGCTTTCAGTGACGGGTCAGCTCTGACACAACACCAGAGGATTCACACGGGTGAGAAGCCTTATGAATGTGTAGAGTGTGGAAAAACCTTCAACCGCAATTCTTCCTTGATTTTGCATCAAAGGACTCATACAGGGGAAAAGCCATACAGATGCAATGAGTGTGGGAAACCCTTCACTGACATCTCCCACCTCACTGTGCATCTCAGAATCCACACTGGTGAGAAGCCCTATGAGTGTAGCAAATGTGGGAAGGCTTTCCGAGATGGTTCATACCTTACCCAGCATGAGAGGacccacactggagagaaaccatTTGAATGTGTGGAATGTGGAAAATCCTTTAATCGCAATTCTCACCTCATTGTGCATCAAAAAATCCATtctggagagaaaccctatgaatgtaaaGAATGTGGAAAAACTTTCATTGAGAGTGCATACCTCATCAGGCACCAGAGGATTCATACTGGCGAGAAGCCCTATGGCTGTAACCAGTGTCAGAAACTTTTCAGGAATATTGCTGGCCTCATCCGGCACCAGAGGACTCATACTGGTGAGAAGCCCTATGAATGTAATCAGTGTGGCAAAGCTTTCAGGGACAGCTCCTGTCTGACCaagcaccagagaattcacactaaGGAGACTCCATACCATTGTCCAGAATGTGGGAAGTCCTTCAAGCAGAACTCTCACCTGGCTGTACATCAGAGACTCCATAACAGGGAGGGTCCCAGCCAGTGTCCTCAGTGTGGGAAGACATTTAGGAGGAGCTCATCCCTTGTCCGACATCAAAGAACACACCCTAAGGAGCAACTTGTGGAAACGTAA